In a single window of the Candidatus Celerinatantimonas neptuna genome:
- the sppA gene encoding Protease 4 translates to MKFILKLIGRIVKGIWRSITFIRQFILNIIFLGLIIAIIVVVHRGEEKVPSPLKTPSALQLNLDGRLVEESQSPNYITHLVQRTIGEKFPNKIDIHELVHTIHQAKTDNHITGLVLNLGKLQRSGLAKLQTIAQAITDFKKSGKPVIAVADSYDQGQYYLASFANQILLNPAGSVDIKGFSANQLFYKDALHKLGIQTHVFRVGIYKSFVEPYIRNGMSKPARQDLTRWVNQLWQDYTSDVAHNRRLTPAEIAPSGPNLIAKLRQVDGNEAQYALKNKLVDHLFTRDQVHHYLIHLFGKEKSGNYRHISLKSYQDLRPSLYQNSDTNSPQIAVVIARGPIVNGTTRNDNNVIAADSLIKTLDKVQHNKQIKALVLRVDSPGGSAFAAELIRTKLAAIQKVGKPVIISMGATAASGGYWISSTSNRIFAAPTTITGSIGIFGMFATAENGLNKLGVHSDGVTTTDYATISPLSPLPKDVAQILQLNVENGYHRFVSLVQKGRHYASYAQVDKLAQGRIWTGREAKANGLVDQLGNMKDAIHYAAKLVKLHHYDLIRLNNDDSSSSISFRSLFNSQIGHWLSTEIPWLSQIRTLSGQLQPHMLTQDPQHLFAYCKLCHARI, encoded by the coding sequence ATGAAATTTATTCTTAAATTAATTGGTCGTATAGTAAAAGGGATCTGGCGGAGCATAACATTCATCCGTCAGTTTATTCTTAATATCATTTTTCTTGGCCTAATCATTGCTATTATCGTAGTGGTACATCGGGGAGAAGAAAAAGTACCTTCACCGTTAAAAACACCATCGGCCTTACAACTGAATCTGGATGGTCGACTGGTCGAAGAAAGCCAATCTCCCAACTATATTACTCACCTTGTTCAACGTACTATCGGAGAAAAATTTCCTAATAAAATCGATATTCATGAATTGGTCCATACCATTCATCAAGCCAAAACAGATAATCATATTACCGGATTAGTTCTAAATCTGGGTAAACTGCAACGCTCGGGTCTTGCCAAATTACAAACAATTGCTCAAGCCATTACCGACTTTAAAAAATCAGGAAAACCAGTCATTGCCGTTGCTGACAGCTACGATCAAGGCCAGTATTATTTAGCCAGTTTTGCCAATCAGATTTTATTAAACCCAGCCGGTTCTGTTGACATCAAAGGGTTTAGTGCCAATCAGCTGTTCTATAAAGATGCTCTTCACAAATTAGGTATTCAAACCCACGTTTTCCGGGTTGGCATTTATAAATCATTTGTTGAACCTTATATTCGTAATGGAATGTCCAAACCCGCCCGTCAAGATCTGACCCGTTGGGTCAATCAGCTCTGGCAAGATTACACAAGCGATGTAGCCCACAACCGACGGCTGACTCCGGCAGAGATTGCCCCATCAGGTCCTAACCTTATTGCTAAACTAAGACAGGTCGATGGTAATGAAGCGCAATATGCGCTTAAAAATAAACTAGTGGATCATTTGTTCACTCGAGATCAGGTTCATCATTACCTGATTCATTTATTTGGCAAGGAAAAATCTGGAAACTACCGCCATATTTCGCTTAAATCGTATCAGGATCTTCGTCCATCTCTTTATCAGAACAGCGATACGAACTCACCACAAATTGCGGTTGTTATCGCCAGAGGGCCAATCGTCAATGGAACGACAAGAAACGACAATAATGTCATTGCGGCCGATAGTTTGATTAAAACGCTGGATAAAGTTCAGCATAACAAACAGATCAAAGCACTGGTATTACGTGTTGACAGCCCCGGAGGAAGTGCATTTGCAGCGGAATTAATCCGCACAAAACTTGCCGCGATACAAAAAGTCGGGAAACCGGTAATCATTTCAATGGGGGCAACAGCCGCTTCAGGTGGTTACTGGATATCATCAACATCAAACCGAATTTTTGCTGCGCCAACGACCATCACCGGTTCAATTGGTATTTTCGGCATGTTTGCAACGGCTGAGAATGGTTTGAATAAACTTGGCGTTCATAGTGATGGGGTTACAACAACCGACTATGCAACTATTTCACCTCTATCGCCATTACCTAAGGATGTCGCGCAGATTCTGCAATTGAATGTCGAAAATGGCTACCATCGCTTTGTCTCTTTAGTCCAGAAAGGCCGTCACTATGCAAGTTATGCACAGGTCGATAAACTCGCACAAGGAAGGATCTGGACAGGGCGTGAAGCAAAAGCCAACGGGTTAGTCGATCAACTGGGCAATATGAAAGATGCCATTCACTATGCAGCCAAATTAGTCAAACTCCATCATTATGACCTAATACGACTGAATAACGATGATTCATCATCAAGTATTAGTTTCAGGTCATTGTTCAATTCACAAATAGGGCATTGGCTCTCAACAGAAATTCCCTGGTTGAGTCAGATAAGAACACTATCAGGACAACTTCAACCTCATATGCTGACGCAGGACCCTCAGCATCTTTTCGCTTACTGTAAGCTTTGCCACGCCCGTATTTAA
- the yfcE gene encoding Phosphodiesterase YfcE, whose translation MLLFIGSDIHGDIQAAEKMVRAFHQTQASYLICLGDILNHGPRNPLPEHYNPQEVAKLLNSIHHQILAIRGNCDSEVDQALCHFPMLSDYQQLLTKQRRIFLTHGHLYRPDNLPPLQPGDLFVSGHTHLPVAECGDDQIYRLNPGSVAIPRGEWPASYALLSPHQIKVLTLNTSETLLECSLDV comes from the coding sequence ATGCTGTTATTTATTGGGTCTGATATCCATGGAGACATTCAGGCAGCTGAAAAAATGGTCAGGGCTTTTCATCAGACACAAGCCTCTTATTTAATATGTCTGGGAGACATCCTCAATCATGGTCCCCGTAATCCATTACCTGAGCACTACAACCCGCAAGAAGTCGCAAAATTATTGAACTCAATTCATCACCAGATTTTGGCAATACGAGGAAATTGTGACAGTGAGGTCGACCAAGCCTTGTGCCATTTCCCAATGCTCAGTGATTATCAACAGTTGCTCACCAAGCAACGCCGCATCTTTTTAACTCACGGTCATCTTTATCGTCCTGATAATCTGCCACCATTACAACCAGGCGATCTGTTTGTCAGCGGCCATACCCATTTACCGGTTGCTGAATGTGGTGATGATCAAATTTACCGGTTAAATCCAGGTTCTGTTGCTATTCCCCGAGGTGAATGGCCAGCAAGCTATGCACTGTTATCGCCACATCAAATTAAAGTATTGACCCTAAATACATCCGAAACATTACTAGAATGTAGTTTAGACGTATAA
- the ansA gene encoding L-asparaginase 1 encodes MPNKSIYIAYTGGTIGMQRSQHGYIPVAGFMGQILACSPEFHRSEMPRFTVSEYAPLIDSSDMTPQDWQKIANDIKENYHKYDGFVVLHGTDTMAYTASALSFMLENLAKPVIITGSQIPLCELRSDGQTNLLNALYLAANYPIHEVCLFFNNTLYRGNRSTKAHADGFDAFMSPNFQPLLKAGIQIELLQGKVKPIENNQLKVTSITPQPVGVVTLYPGISSNVIANILRQPVKALILLSYGVGNAPQTADMLELLKEASQRGIIIVNLTQCLSGTVNMQGYATGNALARSGVISGGDMTIEATLTKLHYLLSQNLSPEIIRQKTQENIRGELTPHA; translated from the coding sequence ATGCCTAACAAATCTATTTATATTGCCTACACAGGTGGCACCATCGGAATGCAACGCAGCCAGCACGGATATATCCCTGTTGCAGGTTTTATGGGGCAAATTTTAGCCTGTTCTCCTGAATTCCATCGCTCAGAAATGCCCCGTTTTACCGTCAGCGAATATGCACCATTGATTGACTCTTCCGATATGACACCACAAGACTGGCAAAAGATCGCAAATGATATAAAAGAAAATTATCATAAATATGATGGTTTTGTTGTTTTGCACGGAACAGATACCATGGCCTATACGGCTTCAGCATTATCATTTATGCTGGAAAACTTAGCCAAACCCGTTATCATCACCGGCTCACAAATTCCACTATGCGAACTTCGCTCAGACGGGCAAACAAATCTGCTCAATGCACTATATCTGGCTGCGAATTATCCGATTCATGAAGTCTGTCTGTTTTTTAATAACACACTTTATCGTGGTAACCGCTCCACGAAAGCTCATGCAGATGGCTTCGATGCGTTTATGTCACCCAATTTTCAACCTCTGTTAAAAGCAGGTATTCAAATTGAATTGCTCCAGGGGAAAGTCAAACCAATTGAAAATAATCAACTAAAAGTAACATCTATCACTCCCCAACCCGTTGGCGTTGTAACGCTTTACCCAGGGATCTCATCCAATGTGATCGCCAATATTCTAAGACAACCGGTGAAAGCCTTAATTCTATTGAGTTACGGAGTCGGAAATGCGCCACAAACGGCTGATATGCTAGAACTTCTCAAAGAAGCCAGCCAACGGGGAATCATTATTGTTAATCTGACCCAATGCCTAAGTGGCACGGTTAATATGCAAGGATATGCAACAGGGAACGCACTGGCACGCTCTGGCGTCATCAGCGGAGGAGACATGACAATTGAAGCCACGCTGACGAAGCTTCATTACTTGTTAAGTCAGAATCTGTCTCCAGAGATTATTCGTCAGAAAACACAGGAAAATATTCGTGGAGAGTTAACGCCTCATGCTTAA
- the ydjA gene encoding Putative NAD(P)H nitroreductase YdjA yields MQAIELLLNRHSCAKLSAPAPQGDSLKHIYEAGLKTPDHGGLKPWRFIEVSGSGLDQLSDIFIRAAELNKEDVEKAKTIPYRAPLIIIAIASVKAHPRIPEIEQLLSAGCAVHAMQMAAQAQGFNGIWRTGPASYDDYVKSELGLSEGEQIVGYLYLGTPDGDVIVKKPYIVEDFVSVLG; encoded by the coding sequence ATGCAAGCGATAGAACTACTTTTGAATCGGCATTCATGTGCAAAATTATCAGCTCCGGCTCCGCAGGGGGACTCGCTGAAGCACATTTATGAAGCAGGATTAAAAACTCCGGACCATGGTGGCTTAAAACCCTGGCGTTTTATTGAAGTATCTGGTTCTGGATTAGACCAACTCTCTGATATTTTTATCCGGGCAGCAGAGCTTAATAAAGAAGATGTTGAAAAAGCTAAGACGATTCCATATCGGGCTCCTTTGATTATTATTGCAATTGCAAGTGTGAAAGCTCATCCCCGGATTCCTGAGATTGAGCAACTTTTATCTGCTGGTTGTGCTGTCCATGCTATGCAAATGGCCGCTCAGGCACAGGGTTTTAATGGGATCTGGCGAACCGGGCCGGCGAGTTATGATGACTATGTTAAATCTGAGCTTGGTTTGAGTGAAGGAGAACAAATTGTTGGATATTTGTATCTGGGGACACCCGACGGGGATGTGATCGTTAAAAAACCCTATATTGTTGAAGATTTCGTATCAGTATTGGGTTAA